TTGGTGGTTTTATCAAATTTATATTTCAGTAAGCGCATTCATACATAGAAACGTCATATTAAGTTTGTTATGTAGTAACGAAATTACCTGAGAGGCCATAATGAAGCTGGATAGAAGACAATTTAATAAAGCTATTGGATCAATTGCATTTGCTGGGCTTGCGGCAAGCATGGCGGGCTGTAGCCCGTCTGTTGCAAGAGAAAAGCTGCAAGCTTATGGCCCGCTTATTAAAGATCCTGATGGCCTTTTCGATTTGCCAAAAGGCTTTAGCTACAAGGTTATCTCCAAACTTGGCGATAAGATGAGCGATGGCTGGACGGTACCTGACCGTGCTGACGGTATGGGCTGTTTTGCTCTGAATGGCTCAGAAGTAGCGCTTGTGCGAAACCATGAATTAAAGATCGGTCACACGGGTGAGGGGGCTTTCGGTGAAACCATACCGGAAGGTGTTGAAGTTTATGACACCAACGATGATGGTGAGATCATGGCAGGCGGCACTACCACTATTGTGTATGATGTGGTGAGCGGTGAACGTGTAAGAGAATATGTAAGCCTTGCAGGCACGATCCGGAACTGTTCTGGTGGCGTTACCCCTTGGGGGAGTTGGCTTACGTGTGAAGAAGATGTCACAAACGCTGGTAATGGGGCTCATAAAGATCATGGCTATGTTTTTGAAGTGCCGGCAGATGCAGAAGGCGTAGTTAGCCCTGTACCGCTCAAGGAAATGGGGCGTTTTAACCATGAAGCTGCGGCGGTTGACCCTCGCACCGGCATTGTTTACCTGACTGAAGATCGTGATAACAGCCTTTTTTACCGTTTCATTCCAAAGGTAAAAGGCAAGCTATCGGAAGGCGGAAAACTGCAAGCTTTGGCTCTGAAAAAGGCCAAGGGTATGGAAACCCATAATTGGAATGATAAAAACCTGACAGTAGGTGTTTGGGAAGCTTCAGAGTGGGTTGATCTGGATAACCCTGAAAGCCCCGAGGATGATCTTCGTTATCGCGGGCAGGAAAAAGGCGCGGCAACCTTCGCACGTGGTGAAGGTATTCACTGGGGTGATGGTGAGCTTTACTTCTGCTGCACCTCCGGCGGTGCCGAAGGTTACGGACAAATTATGCGCTATAAACCTTCTGAACATGAAGGCGAGAGCGGTGAGGCTGATAAGCCGGGGCAACTGCAGTTATTCCTTGAATCCAGAACATCTGAAGAATTTAACTTTGGCGATAACCTTACCGTCGCACCAAACGGACACCTGATTGTGTGCGAAGATCAGTATAGCCTTGTAGTGGATAACCATCTGCGAGGTGTTACTCCTGAAGGTAAGCTATATGATTTCGCGAAACTGCAGTCTCAGACAGAGCTTGCGGGTGCTTGTTTCTCACCTGATGGCTCTACGCTATTCGTGAATGTTTATAGCCCTGCAAAAACACTGGCAATTACAGGGCCGTGGGCAGATTTTAAAAACGCTTAATGGAGAAGGAGCATAAGCCCCTTTTTTTATGCTGACACGACGGCTTTAATCAGCGCCAGTGTTTCTTCGTTCCATTCAATATCTGATGTCTCTAAACGGTTAAGGCGGTGGTATTCCGCAGCAGCGAATTTGCTTTCACCTAAACCACTTTCCTTCTGGTCAGCGGCTTCCAGCAGTGTAATGACATAATAAAAGATATCTGCCATCCGCTCGATCAGCTTCTTTAACTTCATGGACTGCAATGCCGTGCTGGATGATTTGCATGCTTCCATATCTTTCTTGAGAACGGTGAGATAGCTTTCTGCTTTTGCTTTTTCAGATGCGACAGAAGTGGGAAGCATAGCCAGATAATCTTCCATTGCTTTGAAGTAAGCTTCATCATGGGCATAGCGTGCGATATCCCGCTGCACCTGCACGATAAGCGTATTATGGGTGCCTTCCCAGTTCTCGTAAATTACACTGTCTCTGAGCAGACGCGGCAGGCTTGATTGCGTTTCAATAGCGCCGTTACCGCCCAAAGTGTCGATTGAATGGTGGACATTATCAACCACGCGCTTTGAGATAATGCTTTTGCTGATGTTGGTCATCAGGCGGAGGAAGGCATGCATATAGTCTGGCATCTCTTTGCCTGTGTCCGCATCG
This DNA window, taken from Kordiimonas sp. SCSIO 12603, encodes the following:
- a CDS encoding alkaline phosphatase PhoX, translated to MKLDRRQFNKAIGSIAFAGLAASMAGCSPSVAREKLQAYGPLIKDPDGLFDLPKGFSYKVISKLGDKMSDGWTVPDRADGMGCFALNGSEVALVRNHELKIGHTGEGAFGETIPEGVEVYDTNDDGEIMAGGTTTIVYDVVSGERVREYVSLAGTIRNCSGGVTPWGSWLTCEEDVTNAGNGAHKDHGYVFEVPADAEGVVSPVPLKEMGRFNHEAAAVDPRTGIVYLTEDRDNSLFYRFIPKVKGKLSEGGKLQALALKKAKGMETHNWNDKNLTVGVWEASEWVDLDNPESPEDDLRYRGQEKGAATFARGEGIHWGDGELYFCCTSGGAEGYGQIMRYKPSEHEGESGEADKPGQLQLFLESRTSEEFNFGDNLTVAPNGHLIVCEDQYSLVVDNHLRGVTPEGKLYDFAKLQSQTELAGACFSPDGSTLFVNVYSPAKTLAITGPWADFKNA